A window of Corythoichthys intestinalis isolate RoL2023-P3 chromosome 14, ASM3026506v1, whole genome shotgun sequence contains these coding sequences:
- the LOC130929600 gene encoding C-C motif chemokine 8-like, protein MRLYLVLFSVTLWMTSVVTTHGPAAHCCAGLSTTKVPPKRIKSYAIQSVAACSFKAVVFTTQAHKRICADPDSCWTRQAMIKLDRQSGRSASGSASLAGCTRTGKTRWRMRKDE, encoded by the exons ATGAGACTTTACCTCGTTCTTTTCTCCGTTACCCTGTGGATGACCTCGGTCGTCACAA cacACGGGCCTGCTGCACACTGCTGTGCTGGCTTGTCAACAACCAAGGTGCCGCCTAAAAGAATTAAGAGTTACGCTATCCAGTCTGTGGCCGCCTGCTCCTTCAAAGCTGTCGT GTTTACCACTCAAGCCCACAAAAGGATTTGCGCCGACCCCGACAGTTGTTGGACACGTCAAGCCATGATAAAACTGGATAGACAGAGTGGCAGATCAGCAAGTGGCAGTGCAAGTTTGGCAGGATGCACCAGGACGGGAAAGACGCGTTGGCGAATGAGAAAAGACGAGTAA